acttcttcctctcttcgttcactggcgcctccctttgcctctctttcttcttctttccaccaccagatctatcctggtgcttttccttctccctattttgctcctttctctttcttttcatctcttctctcttcttctccatcttcctcattcatctcctccatcttcctcattcatctcctccatcctcttcttccttctccttcatcttcttcttccttctccttcatctttttctaaagaaggttcttctctcaatatgagcaatactgaggcagagattggagagactttgaaggcgagtttaaaagacacctgactgtttacttatttgtattgcGGATGTTATcgctgcttcggcagttcaccttttgtataggcttgtttaagcccctctttgtatgttgtaataatttttcatattaataaaaaattgttgttatctTACTTCGCATGTTTTGTctctatgtttttacaaatttgcaagcgctgctcggcataatagtatagtaTTTGAATCAAcgataactaaggccaaaatacttgctaacaAAAAGATGTCACtataactttaatagaattgttTGGCACAGCAATGCCTACCTGTgaataacgatacttacccAAAACAGTGCCGAGATTAGAACTGGATGCTctatgcggtgtaggaagtaatcatccgaagacatatcacccgcaaaaatgaacagcccccttAGGCTACCGAATAGTGGGGCGTCTTGCCATCATCCTAACACTTTTattggccttaacattttacagcatttgagccgaggactttccccatccgagtagttggcgtcccaataggcttgagtccgaggacttcgcaacgccttggctctgtccaaaacctagttttgtcatccaagtagttggtttccccataggcttgagtccgaggaccatgcaaggccttggttctgtccaaaacttttttgagtgcttggtttccccataggcttgagtccgaggaccatgcaaggccttggttctgtccaaaacttttttgagttcagtttctccctttcctcaggtatttcacgaggtgtcgagcaggaggttgtcctcggcaacggctattcctcggcgtgggccatagtccctgggcccccatgtagatcgggcctgggccgcgaattcactaggcccacaattaagaggtatttctgtagtctttggtcacgcggtactctttggcgtcccaatgttcgaggtgcgccttcatgagactcctttaatctcatgattgcaggtggcgttggaaattgagccagagccattttgtctgtagcgttccttgggacgctgcgtgaattaaatgccaccaccttatctttttaaataaataggagagaaagttgctttaccTACGCACAAATCCTGCAGTTTCCTCTCAAATCACAACTCCCATATCCGGTGCTATCCTCCCTTagtataacatgtttgaggcgaaggTTAGGGAaaaggaactctctccgccacaaaggcgccgtgtcctcctgagactcaaaatagtgaggtacgggcaaaggaggcataaattcaagagaatattccgtttcgacagaggggaaagggtgtttctcccccttttagtcaaaatacgaagcaggttctgttcatgccagaattttggtgtgtcagaaaaaaaattctccgcCATCATTGCCTCTGCCTTgttgcaggcaaatttttggtgaaggcttctcaacttccggctccctgcacctttccttcagcggtgtgaggctcaagttgggtttcatgcaccttttcttcagctacgCTAGCCTGAAGCTGGGCTCTCTCTGCACCTATTCTTCGATGGTGCAAGCCCCaagctgggttcttttgctgcttgagttatgggcatgtaaaagtattgaggaagaacaaggtcttgaagcagtagccaacctctcctctgtgccaccacctcggctttatcttattctcttgtatctttccttttgattatgtggttaactttagaagccaacctctcgtctgtactgcCTCCTCGGCTCTGccttattttcttgtatcttccttttcaattatgtagtaagctttgacatAAGTTGATTCCTGCTTTTTATTATACGCtgtactttttctttgttttagtaaaaaggggaatttatttacttgttttgaatactattCTTTTTGCAACACTATTTTGTGAAAGGGTGtgctctatgtgtgtgtttcttcaatgatacttagggcagaaaaccttgaaacataatccaactaattctgatttaccaacactaccaggcattacGACGATAATTTATAGTAAGTTagacttaggaaactaaccgaagTAACAACTGAATATTCTGTGATTAGTGCGAGAATACCGTCCGagaatgataatctctaaataatccatccgaggagTTGACTGAGCAGTAGGGAACCCCGATCGTTTTTCAGGCGgcatattgctctatattgcatcgaTCCCTTTGGTACTGAAGATTCGAAAGCAGACTTGAGAATCCTCGCAATTTAGGAACTACCCCAATTGCTAGTGGAGAGTTTTCctcgaataaatcctaaggtccctgtaatgtagtttttccttataagtggttggtttccccagaggtttgggtccgaggaccatgcaaggccttggttctgtccaaaactttttgagtacttggtttccccataggcttgagtccgagaaccatgcaaggccttggttctgtccaaaactttttgagtacttggtttccccataggcttgagtccgaggaccatgcaaggccttggttctgtccaaaactttttgagtacttggtttccccataggcttgagtccgaggaccatgcaaggctttggttctgtccaaaaatttttgagtacttggtttccctataggcttgagtccgaggaccatgcaaggccttggttctgtccaaaactttttgagtacttggtttccccataggcttgagtccgaggaccatgcaaggccttggttctgtccaaaactttttgagtacttggtttcctaataggcttgagtccgaggaccatgcaaggccttggttctgtccaaaactttttgagtacttttttgtatttatttgctttttcgcaggtcagccccttgaccatgGCGGGGAAAGCTGACTTGgggttggaagcccctagagctgtccgTGCCGTTGGCGCTACAAGACGTAAACCCTGGCACAAGTTTATGTCGGAATAACAACTGCATGTCGCTGGAGATGGGGAAAAacccgcgaatctctgcttgctagagagttgactcgaACGCCACCTGTgacaacgcgcaagccttcccacagacggcgccaattgtagggacacgattatttaacggcccaataatgacgttgggctcgcacatggaagatccctcacaatatgatttgtagagagtgggcctgAAAGGCTcgcctttgatcacggggcgacgGTCCGGTCTtgattttagaggaattcatgtAGAAAAAAGGAATTGGGTTTGGacatttaagccctatagcgtcGTATCCTGcagggttggactcctcggacttagtccgagtaTCATTAAGGTCTTCCTCCGGTTATCCGGCGGTGGTTTTTCTTTCTGTGGTGTGCATACATCGTTAAGTGGTTTTCACCCTTGGAGTTTTTCTCCTCGAGGTAAGATGGGAATCCTTGGTTTTTTCTCCAttggtccccccccccccccctcccgccccttatccagattacttactttctcttttatactcgccgacgctcgctgtccttcgtccacgtgtagggttaacctttccaagactgatatttgtcccatcagtctaatcccagaatcattgggggtggttgataaagccgaagaatccaGCTCTGCTGGATGCAGaatcttatctgggaagggtaataagggcagctttcccgagatattttagatcttctttccagtttggtcctataccgtttttgcccttcttctcgatggaattttgggtctgccgaggactgaactgtcctcggcaacatctccgggccatttgggctttatgttattgagcttgggccgtagccttctttggcttgggcctttggacttcccacgagcaagtggacctgacccataaattattgggccccacaaggctaacttcaaaaaatgaacaaatattacatgtttattttgtagcaaaaaaaaaaaaaaaaaaaaaaaacctgtatttttattttatatatataatttttatttagagaatataatttataagtggataaagcaatttgaaaatcaacaggAGGGTGGCCCTATTTTTTaagcaatgttttagtgggagttagaggttttttttttttactgaattgtcctttagtttgatttctacttaaacataggggtgTAAAAGCCAACAAATCATATAATAGATATAGCCAACAAATCAACAATGCTAACAGCATGTTGGCATTGTTGATTCTCGGTTTGAATAGAAGAGaatccaaaaaatgaacaaatattacatgtttattttgtagcaaaaaaaaaaaaaaaaacttgtatttttattatatatatataatttataagtggataaagcaatttaaaaatCAACAGGAAGGtgaccctattttttaggcaatatttttGTGGGtgttggagttttttttttttttttttgaattgtcttttagtttgatttctacttaaacataggggtgTAAAGGCCAACAAATCATATAATAGATATAGCCAACAAATCAGCGATGCCAACAGCATGCCTCTTCATCATGATGTAATTTTTTCTGTTATTTAATGAAAGTTCTAGTTttcctatatataaaaaaagtataGATATGGATAAAACCACCTACTCAAATGATATAATTATGGTTATGCCATCTCTGTTTCTTTGAATCCAAAAGACatcgtggtttttttttttttttttttcattatagcGAAGTTGAATTGACAAAGGTGTTCTTGTTGgaattgaatgataaatttattcaattctaaTTTCCTTTGCGTATGTATGGATTAACTTACgttattcagtttattttgctCAATAAATCAATTAGATACAAATATGCCATATACTAAAAAGAAACTCATtgatccctttttttttttgaactagcATTGATCCCTTTATttgatgatagaaaaaaaaaatcattgaattcagccaaaaaaagaaaaagaaaaagaaaaaaaaaatcattgtgaAACTAATCTCTATCAGTGTACATTGGAAGGCATATAGGTACAGTTAACCGTCACTTCAACGGAATTCTTTCATCTCAAGAAAAAAGCGTGGGTATACCAACATATTGACGTGGAGGTGCTAAAACCTTTGAGTACAATCGAGTCAATTAATGAAAGGTGAGCCTCACCATTCCTAGACCCTTGTATCTCGTGAACTCTACgccaaattaaattaaaacttcAGTGAAGGTCTtagttttgtcaatttattttattatttaatttatttttactactatttataaaTCTCATTATATTTTCTGATATTATTCATaagtctcactatactatttcaactaacttttacttttatttacagtacttttaacaaaaacttttcaattttaataaaataagtgaatTTCAAACATCCCCTATGTCTCTAGTAAAATGTCTAATGAAAAAGTATCATTTCCTAATTGAGGTGCCTAATACAAAGATTAAACTATGGATCCATTTGAGattcgtttattttgctgaaagtacggtagataaaggtaaaagttaactaaaataatacaataagactcataaatagtatcaaaaagtataatgagacccatgaataatagcaaaattaagttgaataataaaataaattttagtaaaaagtaaaattaagctgaataataaaataagttggtaaaaatactttttactaaaactaaaatttttttgctaaaaatactgtagatgaagataaaagttagttaaaatagtagagtgagacccataaataatatcaaaaagtgcaatgaaattcatgaatagtagcaaaactaagttaaatagtaaaaaaaattggcaaaaataaGTAGTGCCATATGGGCACCATATGTTAAATTTCCCACAGTATAAGGGCAAACtgtaaatcaaaacaaagataaaatgGTAACAACTTCAGAGACAAATTTTGAGCTTAGGGCTATCATACAATCAACAACCTCACCGATTGAGGAGCGGATCAACTAGTCTTAACAGATAAAGATAAAATGATAACAACTTCAAGGAAATATTTTGAGCTCGGCTAAACTTCATCAATAAAGGCGTAGATCAACCAGGAATGATAAAAAAGGTAGCGTATTGTAGACTAAAATAAGGGCAGTCAATACGAAACTCTAATGCCTAGAGAGTTTCATAAGCAAGCAGGCTAGGATGAATGTAGGCGACAAAAGAAAGCAGGCTTTTCACTTGGAAAAGAAGCCTATTTATTTTGTGCTCTGTGACTAAAGAATTCATAAAAATTGAAGCTGATACTACCCAGAATGAACATGAATTTGGTGCCACCAATCTTGTGGCTTAATGGGACTCATAGGGAGAACCTAGGCTCAAACCttctcccccctccccccagaCCCCACTTGGttgtaagcaaaaaaaaaagtgtataaacAGTTTGAAAAATGAATTAACTCCTTTCTCTAAGGAAAAAGGGAAACGGAAACATACTATAAAAATTGTTGAGAGACACCCAAATCTCACCCAGAAGGCTAGAAGTACTTCACATTTGGTGAATGCAATTCCCTTATTGAATAAGAAGCAAGCCAATTATTAATACAGAGAACAAGCCCGAACAACTGACAATCTAACAATGATATACGGGATTTTACTTCAAACCTGGGTTGTACCCCATGAGTAACATAACATCATGGGCCAATGCCAAATAAAAAGTATGCTTAAGGTAACATATGAGAAAAATGTTCCACATTTCCTAATACTAGAAACACATGAGGAAATGATATGTCCTCAGCATTAACAAAGTACTTATGATACCAAATAACATAAGTTATCTGAATACAAAGCATCAAGTCTATTAGGAATcaccacaccacaccacaccacaGTAGAAGTACCACAGAATTTAGAAGGTAGACCCATTCCATCCAAAGTTAGAACCCTGCCAAATAAACAAAGCATCATTATCATCTAAAGTTAAAGCATACAACATAAACCAACTGTTACCatggacccttttttttttttttttgggtggtggttgggggggggggggggggggttatggatttttttttcttttcgaaAATGCAAACAAGATCTCTGCTGATGATTTTAAACAGTAAAGATTTATTTACATGATCTAGTTCTGGTGTAAAGCATGCAAACACTGTGCATATTCTTGAGATTGATGTGcctaaacaaaaaggaaaaatgcaaTGAGACAAAAGAAGTGCACAGATATAACCCTTCTTCATGAGAAAGTTCAGATAGTTTGCCTTAGTGTCATAGAATTTGAGGAAGAATCTGGACTTGGGAACAGACAACTTAGTCTCAAGAATTGTGGCAATTGCAGCACTCAGCTTTTTGTTCACATCTGGGTTAAGGCCACCAATAGACACCAGCTCACCATAGGCTGCTGGCTGCTCAGTACCACCAAATGCTATGGGTATTGATCCCTTCAATACAATCATCACATACTGCATATTAACAGATACAAAACGGTTAAAGCTTTTGGAGAATAGATACCAGAACAAGATAAATATCAGGCTAACCATACGACCATTCTTTTAATTGATTACgagaaaatgtgaaaacaaGAAGAAATGACTAAACTAAATggtaatcaaaattttcaatctaaAATAAAGCACAGGCGCAGCAAAGTATGTTGAAATTCATTAAATAAATctcttaaattaaacaaaaaatatctgACTTAGTTCATAATATTAGGTTTTCATTGTTCTGAACAAAACCATCCTAGTCCTAGATGGACCAATAAGCTTTGTCTACACTAACACAAGTGAACAAGTTAGGACATGCTTGAGATTAGTAATTGGTTGTCTACAAGATGAGTTACAGTTTACACAAGCATATCCAAATTTCCAATAATGAAAGATGTCCAGGATGGGGCATCCACTGAGTCTTTAAATTGCTGTACCAATATCAACTAACCAATTCAATGTTTACAACATACATAACCCAAGCAATGtattgattaaaataaaattaactttaTCAATGCCTAGCAAGAATCAAGCCCAATTCATACTATAAGTTAGTTCGTTGTATCATATATCATGACTCAACACTGAGGATAGGAACATGAAGGCCCCAAGACTCTTGATCCGGTCATAAACAAAATCAATGCTCCATAAAGGAGTATTCGAGAAAATGATAGACCCAACTATTAGTAATCGCCAACAAGACTCTCACTCACAAACTCACTGCTCCATCCTTCTTAGTTCTTACCTTTCCCTATCCCTATCCTCTGTCCAGGTTCAGAGtaatgattaaataaataacacaaaatgGAGTCagctaacaacaacaacaaagccttggtCCCAGTATTTTTGGGGTCGGCTATGAATCCTGAACAAGACTTGTCAAGATcggccacatgtattcttttccacAAAATGAAGTCAACAAACccaaccccaaaaaataaataaatagaccTAGCAACACCCATTTCAGCTGGAATACATATGATTTACCAACTAGCAAGCCTGTCTAAAGACAAATAAGTTaggttgtttttatgtttttttttaattataagaaaTTAGGTTGTTTTTATGTTTGAACAAATCTAGTACAatataatatcaaaatattcGAATAAAACACGAGTCATTTCCACTATTCCTTTGACTGTGTTTAGAGttctcttaaaatttaaacaatgtGTATCTCTTTGCCCATAATATCACCTAAGCCACAAATCGATCGCTGATAGACCAGAATAGCAAGTGTCACCAAACCATTTTGCTTAAAATTCAAGCCAtgtatcaaaaatttcaagaatataaGCCTTAATTTCactcatctaataaaaaatcataaagaaaccccaaaaaaaaaaaaaaaaaaaaacagaaacaaaaacaaaataaccccAAACAAACAACAGCAATAGCTTCAAGGAATGTTTTATCGGAAAtctgaaaaatcaaaatgaaagagaaaaacagAAAGTCGACATTAACAAAACTATAGAATatagacagagacagagagatagagagagagtacGGCTTCGGGTTTGCCGATGAGTTTGGCGACAGTGGAGGTGGCTTCGGAGAGGATTGAGGAGGTGTCGACGCCTTCAAGGCCAACGTTGGTCGAGATGTTCAGGCAAGGCatcttttctcactttctctttgttttttctctgtttctctctctgtctctcactcTGTGACTCGCTCGCTCCCTGGTCTCTGTTTACTGTCTACTGCCAACAACCGCTAATATCAATCACAAACCTCAATGTATAAACAATCGATCCATTTTATAGTGAAAGTGAGGACTTTGAGAGATATTATGTCCCCGTCACATTTGGGCCtggaaattttcttttaattctatgCGGCCCACAgatgtttgtttttgtttttgttttttcttttttgagattttagggTTAATTTTTAGGCACTGACGGATCAAGACGCTGACGTAGTACTCTATTCTCTCACGTTCATGATGTATTTCACTAGTACTCTATTCTCTCACGTTCATGATGTATTTCACTAGTAAATTCACGGTAGGTTcatcatgaatgtgagagaaaaaaaaaatcatattaatataTCTCGAGAGTATCTAATAATTACTCTAGATTGAGATATTTTAAACTTCTTAAAATAACTCTATCATATAAAGGACATGTCGGAATTTTTGGGATATCTTATGGGCAAAAAATAGAATAATCTAATAAAGAACTAATACACCACATCCTTAATGAATGACGTGTGACTATACAGTCTATACTAGTCCTTTTTGGCATGTAAGTTATATATAGttaattaatgtttttacttAGAATAATCTAATAAAGAACTAATACACCACATCCTTAATGAATGACGTGTGACTATACAGTCTATACTAGTCCTTTTTGGCATGTAGGTTATATATAGttaattaatgtttttacttGGATGGTTACATCATACATGTGAAGAGTTTGTCCCCATTTGTTGTCTTCTTTCTTGGGTATTTTTTTCGGCAATGCAAGATAGAATTGAGGAGGACcaccctttttttaattttttttaatcaaagaaCTTgtttcacttctctctctctctttttttttttttggttgagaatctAGCTTGTTAGGACTTTTATTGAACAATATTGGCTAAATCAGCCTAAAATACAGCATAAGAAAGTGGAGGCACAGACTCCATCCACACTACATAATCTAAAATATGAACGCGTGTCTAGCTAATCCATGAACTACCTTGTTACCTTCTCTCTTTGTATGAGAGTAAAGTAATGTACTAAAACTAGCTGAAGAAagtttagggcctgtttgggtaaccttttttcatcactcaatttccgtcactcaatttccatcactcatcactcatcactcataactcataactcatcactcatcactcattttttcacactcatttggcaacatcacttttattttcatcactcaattttttcacactattcatgggtcccacacctGTCAGCCAGtacagtagtttttttttttttttttttattaatacccaactcaccgaagcttaaaaaaaaaaaaaaaaaaaaaaaaaaaaaaaaaaaaaaactgaacggccaacccaggaaaagaaaagaaaagaaaaaaaaaaaaacagccaacgccaacctagaaaaaaaaaaaaggtcaaaaggtggtcaaaagttgcggctgtgggtccctcatgtgtgtttatttacggaaatgccattgagttatgagttatggaaactgaaaacagccttttgttgttttcagtttccataactcataactcaaaaatcagagaattgagtgatggaaacagagttatggaaacagagttatcgtttagccaaacaacctttttactatgggtcccatcatttttgagttatgagttatggaaacagagaattgagttatcaaaaaactcaatccaaacggcccCTTAATATCCTCCACCAACAACCCAAACGGAGATAAAGAATGTTCACCCCTTTTTAAAGCTAGATGGACAAGGCTAGAGTCTCCTTCCAAAATAGCATCATTAATTCCAATTTTCCTTGCAAACTCCAGTGCTTTGTTAGCAGCAATAGCCTCCATGTCTGCTGCCTGATAAGCACAAGGGATCAGCTGCGACAGAGAAGCAATGGCTGCACCGTGTGAGTCTCGGATAATAACACCTATCCCAAATTTTCCTTCATGCTCGAAAGTGGTTGCGTCATAGTTGATTTTGTACAAATCACAGGGAGGGGGCTGCTAGGAAGCACGTGGGCTGCGCTGAGATGGGCTGCACAGAGATGGACTTGCAACGGGCTGGGCTGCACTGAACTAGTCCAGTCTTGCTCTTGCAAAGGAAGGCCTGATAAGCACAAGGGATCAGCTGCGACAGAGAAGCAATGGCTGCACCGTGTGAGTCTCGGATAATAACACCTATCCCAGATTTTCCTTCATCCTCGAAAGTGGTTGCGTCATAGTTGATTTTGTACAAATCACAAGGAGGGGGTTGTTAGGAAGCACGTGGGCTGCGCTGAGATGGGCTGCACAAAGATGGACTTGCAATGGGCTGGGCTGCACTGAACTCATCCAG
The sequence above is drawn from the Quercus robur chromosome 7, dhQueRobu3.1, whole genome shotgun sequence genome and encodes:
- the LOC126692475 gene encoding uncharacterized protein LOC126692475 isoform X2; translation: MPCLNISTNVGLEGVDTSSILSEATSTVAKLIGKPEAYVMIVLKGSIPIAFGGTEQPAAYGELVSIGGLNPDVNKKLSAAIATILETKLSVPKSRFFLKFYDTKGSNFGWNGSTF
- the LOC126692475 gene encoding uncharacterized protein LOC126692475 isoform X1 — encoded protein: MPCLNISTNVGLEGVDTSSILSEATSTVAKLIGKPEAYVMIVLKGSIPIAFGGTEQPAAYGELVSIGGLNPDVNKKLSAAIATILETKLSVPKSRFFLKFYDTKAHQSQEYAQCLHALHQN